A window of Trichomycterus rosablanca isolate fTriRos1 chromosome 5, fTriRos1.hap1, whole genome shotgun sequence contains these coding sequences:
- the rnf150a gene encoding RING finger protein 150a: MSGSVSKACRSLALSTWLLSFCFVHLLCLDFTVAEKEEWYTAFVNITYTDPVTSEPRTEKTESGRYGEHSPKREARGPVLIPLPGHDRQVCDSQTRFPAAQPPNGSWVALIARGNCTYREKIRLAASLGATAVVIYNVGTSNSNDTITMSYSGSEDVVAIMIPELKGREISALLEKNVSVMMHITVGTRNLQKYVSRTSVVFVSISFIVLMIISLAWLVFYYIQRFRYANARDRNQKRLGDAAKKAISKLQVRTIRKGDKETESEFDNCAVCIEGYKANDVVRVLPCRHVFHKICVDPWLQDHRTCPMCKMNILKALGIPPNADCSDDVPPDYELSLASPPTNAVTGASEVTVSESSMALDGLPQLYHEPESLTQLEEGHHMSISEHQPPLISESNPSLILPVEVGLSDIELSAGAEQEEVKS; encoded by the exons ATGTCGGGTTCGGTGAGTAAAGCCTGCCGGAGTCTGGCTCTGTCCACCTGGCTCCTGTCCTTCTGCTTCGTGCATTTACTGTGTCTGGACTTCACCGTGGCAGAGAAGGAGGAGTGGTACACCGCCTTCGTGAACATCACCTACACCGACCCTGTCACATCTGAACCCAGAACCGAGAAGACGGAGAGCGGCCGGTACGGAGAGCACTCCCCGAAAAGAGAGGCCCGGGGCCCGGTGTTAATCCCGCTGCCCGGACACGACCGACAGGTCTGCGATAGCCAGACCAGATTCCCCGCTGCTCAGCCTCCTAACGGCTCCTGGGTCGCTCTGATAGCCAGAGGAAACTGTACATACAGGGAGAAGATCCGGCTGGCAGCCAGTCTCGGTGCGACCGCagtggttatttataatgtaggAACGAGCAACTCGAATGATACCATCACCATGTCTTATTCAG GATCAGAAGATGTGGTGGCCATTATGATCCCCGAGCTGAAGGGTCGTGAGATCTCTGCGCTGCTGGAGAAGAACGTGAGCGTGATGATGCACATCACCGTCGGCACACGCAACCTGCAGAAGTACGTGAGCCGCACCTCTGTCGTCTTCGTCTCCATCTCCTTCATCGTCCTCATGATCATCTCCCTGGCCTGGCTCGTCTTCTACTACATCCAGCGCTTCCGCTACGCCAACGCACGCGACCGCAACCAG AAACGTCTGGGAGATGCTGCAAAGAAGGCCATTAGCAAGCTACAAGTGCGCACCATCCGGAAGGGGGACAAG GAAACGGAGTCAGAGTTTGACAACTGTGCCGTGTGCATTGAAGGATACAAGGCCAATGACGTCGTGAGGGTACTGCCATGTCG gCATGTGTTTCATAAAATCTGCGTGGATCCGTGGCTGCAGGACCACAGAACCTGTCCCATGTGCAAGATGAACATCCTTAAAGCGCTCGGCATCCCG CCAAACGCAGACTGCTCTGATGATGTCCCCCCTGACTACGAGCTGTCCCTGGCCAGCCCTCCCACCAATGCTGTGACGGGGGCCAGTGAAGTAACTGTGAGTGAGAGCTCCATGGCGCTGGATGGCCTACCACAGCTTTACCACGAGCCAGAATCTCTCACACAGCTTGAAGAGGGCCATCACATGTCCATCA GTGAGCACCAACCACCTCTAATCAGCGAGTCAAACCCATCACTCATCCTGCCTGTGGAAGTGGGTCTGTCTGACATCGAACTTTCTGCTGGAGCAGAGCAAGAGGAGGTGAAGTCCTGA